Genomic DNA from Enoplosus armatus isolate fEnoArm2 chromosome 7, fEnoArm2.hap1, whole genome shotgun sequence:
acacaaaacactctcCCACACATCATCACCATCCCATGGTCCACTTTGCTTTGCATAAAGGACACAATACTTCCTGCACTGACAATGAACTGGCATtgataaatgtaaataattccTAGGGATACTGGGCTGTAGTGAATGGAGAAGCTGAAGGCTGTGGGAAAACCTTGCTGTCCGAGTTGCCATCACCACAGTGTCGTCAATGATGATGGACAGGCCTTGTGTGCATATCCTTTCCTCTGGAAGAACACAGGTTCAGTCTTGTCCAGGTGGCGCCTTAGTTGGTGCCCTGACAACCAGAGTGTGGCCAAGCAACAAGTGATGCATGACTCTATCTGAATTACAAGAATAGTTTGGCGTCATCAGCATTTAAGTGGTAGGAGAAGCCATCCATGTGCATGGCAGCACCAAGCATCCTTGTGAAGCGGGAAACTAAATTCCTGTGGGCTTTGGTATTTGCAGATAGGTCTGACTTTACATAGCAATGTCTGTTTCCTAAAGGGAGATTTATCTGGGTTTTTGATGATTGTTACTTTGGACTGTGCTGAAGCCTGAGAAGAAGGTGGGGAAGTATAAATGTTATCCAAGAGTGAACCTGTATAAGTTTAAACCTTGATAGAATGAAGAAGGTCATTCCTGAATTCAACATCTAAAAGCAGGTGCAGGATGCAAAGTGCCACAGAGCTCTGTCTCAAGTTACCTTTTGTTATTGCTAAAACAGGGTCCTTGAAGAGCCACATTTCAGATTGGGATCATGTATTCTGTGCCACGTGAGGTATATGTGAGCTGGGAGGAATCTGTGTACCAGTAGAAGTTCTTTATAATAGCAAGGATTATATACATCTATTTTCTTAGAGGAAATGTATAATCCTAGCGTCTTGACACCCATATGGGAAACAGGTGTGAGTCCTGCTTTGGCCAGACACATCCCTATGTAAACATCATCAATGGGAAGAATAGTAATGGACTGGGACATATTGTATATGACCAAAGCTGTATAACCAGACAGGAGgtaccccccaccaccacagtAGGGGGGATACGAGTTTGCTTTGTGCACTTGAACTGGGATAAAATACTTGCTCTTTGACCATCTAATGGGACTCGCATTATGGATCACATGACCAGTAAAGAGGTGCTTGCTTCCATCATTGTCCTTGAGGCTTTGGAGATACTCGaccatgttgtctgtgttggcAAAGACGTCGTCATCACCATTCAGCAGGAAGCGAGCGTTCGGACAATTTCTTTCCATCCATTCTAAGAAGAGTATCTGCTTCAAGGTGAGGTTGTAGAAAGTATCACTAAAGTCCCACTGGAGGATGTCACTGTACTCTTGTTGCTCCAGCTCGAGTAGTTTGTTCAGTCTCTTTTTCTCAAAACCAGCATTCATCGTTCCCGAGATGAAGATCCTTCGGATCCACATGCCATTGTGTAACCTCTCTTTAGCCCAGGTTTTGCGCAGAACCTCTCGGCGGTCGTAGTTCCCAGGGGAGCTTTTAATGACCAGCAGGAGGAAGACTTCTCCTGATTTATTAGCTCCTCCACATTTATCAGGAAGGTCCAGTAGCATGGGGAAATGGCGACAGTGTCGATAATAGAGAAAGTCTTTCATGCTAACAGAAAGAGAGCTGAGGTTTGTGATGTTGGCAGCAGAAATAACTTTTTGACATCTTGGCCAGGAGTATACATAGGAATTGTTTTTGGTGGGTGGCTTCGTTTGACTGacatcttttctctcatctACTTGGAGTCTGACAATGTTGGGGCCATTCAAGTCTTTAGCGAGATAAACTGCCCACAGTCCAAGAGCTCCCACCAGAAATACAATTCTTGCTCTGAGGCTTATCGTTCTTGAAATTCTGCAgggacaaaacaacaaatatcttATCAACACATCTCAGTCTGACATAAATTAATTGagataaaactaaataaatattaaagtattcattgtttaaaggaatagttgacattttgggaaacatgttGATCCAATTTCTTGCCGTGATCTGGAgaagaagattaataccactctcacacctgtacagaaaatatgaagctataccatcagcagctgattagcttagcttagcacaaaggctgaaaacaaaggaaaacaggTACCACGAAAACCAAATCTGTCTActggcacctctaaagctcacagtAACTTCTTAGAGTCTTAtcatcaccatgaggttgccatGAAACCAGTGGACACTCCAGGAATTTACtgtgcctggccaagaaatagtccaacacATTACGCCCCTGTAAACAataatttacacaaaaacaattctTGAAGGGATTACACAAATGATATATAATTAGTTAATATGTGAATTTAAGACATGCTGGTAGActgattttgttatcttttgaCAGAGTCAGGCTACCGGCTGCTGGTAGTtgcttcacatttattttggaaGTGGcatcgaccttctcatctaactctcggcaagacaGTGAATAaccgtatttcccaaaatgttgaactatatCATCAAATCAAGAACAATGATAGCCTATATTTGTCCTGTTGTCAACAAttaccatgaaaagaccaaaaccaacaataaacgTATCCCACTAAACAAGTGTTGCTTGTGTTATAGACCTCCATTATTgtccaaaactattaaaaacatatcaatGAGCCATATTGTTGCACtaatgttccttcattacaatgaacatcgtatatatattgtatattgtattctgctgctgtaaacacttactagagcaccaaatgtgtattaatacaatgcagaaaataataataaatgtactaGTTACTTGTTTCAATAACATTTGCCAAAAACGTCAGTGCTCAGCTGTTTAAGGAATTCACTCGTTTGTTTGCGTGAGAGTGAAGACAAGTAGTTAGTAAGTGAATGTGCCAATGCTGATAGCAACTTAGATACAGCAGTCTTCGAGTCTGCTCCCTACATTGCTGTGTCTCAGTATAAATTAATCATGAGCCGGGCCATCGAGCAACTACAGTCATCGGAATCTCATTTGCATCACAGATCATTTGGACATTGATGGAATGAAAATGCTTTTGATTCACAAAAGCAAATTCATCCTCATGTGGTGCCCTTATTGGCCTGTTCACCCACAGTGTTGGGAAACCATATGTATCGCTGGGTCATTCCAATCATTCTAACCCTCATTGAACCTTGTGATGCCATCCGTGTGGGATGGCCGGTTGCCAGAAAAAAGTGGTCAAAACCTGTAAAGGGACTGGTATTGGCCGGTTTCTGAACGTTGGTCGCTCTAAAGTCGGGCCCAATTCAGCACATAATTCCAAGAGAATTACTCCTGGGAATCAAAATCGGCTCATAAgccagtcatcatcatcatcatgggcAAGAAAATCCTTGTGGTCCCTGAACACCCTCTCCATCCGAAGCCTGCTTAACAATGGTTAAGTTACTGAGGCATTTTCTTCACCACATTGATAATAGGACATAGCTTTTTATTGTTGTTCAATGCTGCACTGTTCAGATTTAACTGAGACTGTTTGAGGTCTTGATTCAACTTGATTgatctattttctatttttagttGCTAGTTTTGTTAAAGTCATCAatgtctaatctaatctaacGGATactacacaaaaaaacatcGGTTTATGAAATGAGGTTTGCTTGTAATCAAAAGAggaatgagaaaaataaaacgaAAAAACAGATAGTGGATTATCATTGCAACAAGAAGTTGGTGTATAGTTGAATGAATACAGCGTTAAAATTGGCTTGTTTTAATGTCTTGATCAGTCAAAtcagttttgtttgatttttaatatttttataaataGTGTATTATTGCAGCGCCTTTGATGAAAAGAAGCGATGAGTTGCCAGCTTTTTGATTGAACTGAACACACGGTGATGTTTAATAATTGCACGGCCGATTGTGTAAAGAATTCAAAAATCTTCGCTACCAGTTAAGGCGATACATACGGGGGGGAAACGTGTGACTTGAGGTAAGAATTAAGCCAGAACAAAAGCTTTAGAAATCAAAATTAAATCCGACCTCCAAATCagatcatcagatcaaaatatacttattttATACAGCGTATTAAAAAGAGTTTGTAGAGGAATTCTATTTACGGAAACACACAGCTACTAGATTCATTCAGCAGTAATTACCTGTGCATGTTGGTAGATCAACGTGAGAATCCGTCTGAGGGTCCCTGCAAGAGTCGTCTGCTGTGGTTGTAGTGGTGACGTGTTGCTTGTCCTGAGTTTAGCCTATCAGGCAGTCTCCATGCCAAAAGCGGGGGTGCTCACAACAAGCTTGATACACTGCCAGGTGGTCAAAGCTTCCTGAGAAGACAGCTCCGGGGGAAAGGACAACCTGCTGTCCAAAGTTTAATACCCACTCAACAGCTCCTGTATGCAGCAGCATAACAACTTTGCTATAGGTACAAAAGTGGGGCCCATAGTTTGACAGAAACATGATCTCAAGGAAGTGCAAACAGCACAATCATAAAGGCAAACCTTATCACATCTTAAAAGAATAGTGTATGAGTATGACTTGTTTCTGCGCTGCACTTCCTCATCTGCCAATCACACAGGGATTTCCTGGATTTGAGGTTTATCATGTTTTGCGTCAACGTTTCTTTGCCCTGATGTATTTCTCAGAAAACGGGCCCTGGAAAGCCAGTTTTGCCACATTACAAGAGTGCATGATCTAACCTGCTCACTCCTCACAGGTTCTGCTCTCGTGGCAGGGAAGGATTTAGAGGGACAACTCAACGTGGCAAAGTACCGGGTGAGCAACAAAGGTAAAGCCTCAAGCTGGCATTTGGGTCGCTTGTACTGAAACACGTATAGTGGTGAAAGCCAAAGTGAATGAGCCATGATGAGAAAGTGTTGCCTTTTAGTATTTCTAGgcagggaaatatctggccGTTTTTCAACTTTATGTAACCTCTGCTCCTTGTCATGCCATCAGCAAATCTGTGCCTGCATGGCATTATCTAGTTATCTGTGCAGGCATGGATTCATTAACATCCCTGACAGTTTATGACATTTCTGTACTGAGGTTCACTTGGTTTTTGATcctattaatacatttttttatcttgttttttgtcCTTGTTAATAAAGAATACAGTGCACACTTGGCCTACAATAGGCCTAGATTGAAGAAGCAGCTGTGCTCACTTCACTCACTGTCCTGCCCTTCCTTCTGTGGCGCTCATTTGTTCCCAGTAAAGACGtcacaaaaataatttcagtttttaaaaactgagtagttttgtaaaactgtagtttttaactGATTACATTATGAGGTCCACCCCACTCAGGCAACTGATAGGAACAatgtttgtcaaatgtttgtttattggttTGGGTGTAGTGATATTGtaactgttttatttactgGATGTAGTGTGAGTGTAGACATTTGGTCATTATACTATAGTTTTTCATATGGACCAAAGGCCAAGGCAACAGCTAATGAGGagccaaacaaacaataaacaatatagCGCTGTGCATTATTATTCTCAGAAAATAGTATTGAAGGAAATTAGTTTCAGCTTTCAGACATTCCAGTTCAGTGACAGTATCTGTCACTGATGTGGGAAGAATTTAGAAATACCATTGAAACAATACATAGAACACTGCATGTCCTATCATTTACTAGTTTTACTTTTGAGtatcacagaaaaaaacttgTTATCAGTCtaatacaaatgtaaatcagaACATTTTACCCGTACAATAACAACTCTGCTTACCCTCCATCTTACCCTCTGCAGTATCattaatctgtaaaatatatCAACTTATTTACATTAAACTTGCAGTGGGAGTTGGCCCTACATTACATCTAAAACAATATGTCTTCTGTGGCTTAATAGATGACTGAACATTTCACACATGTCACCTTACGCATTAGGCTACTTACAGGACTGCATTCattaacagcaaaatatatCAAGGAAGACAGCACCGGTTTCTATAGCAACTATGTCTTAACTCATATCATACATTTATGACTTGACCTTTTCAGTAAGTCTCTTTCTAGCGTCAAAAAAATTGATTAAGGCTGATGTGAAaccttttaaatgtaatttaaatgttGGCACatatgattttgtttctttgataAAACCAAACACAGTGAAGCATATGAACTTTT
This window encodes:
- the LOC139288015 gene encoding N-acetyllactosaminide beta-1,3-N-acetylglucosaminyltransferase 3-like, which translates into the protein MRNLRARIVFLVGALGLWAVYLAKDLNGPNIVRLQVDERKDVSQTKPPTKNNSYVYSWPRCQKVISAANITNLSSLSVSMKDFLYYRHCRHFPMLLDLPDKCGGANKSGEVFLLLVIKSSPGNYDRREVLRKTWAKERLHNGMWIRRIFISGTMNAGFEKKRLNKLLELEQQEYSDILQWDFSDTFYNLTLKQILFLEWMERNCPNARFLLNGDDDVFANTDNMVEYLQSLKDNDGSKHLFTGHVIHNASPIRWSKSKYFIPVQVHKANSYPPYCGGGGYLLSGYTALVIYNMSQSITILPIDDVYIGMCLAKAGLTPVSHMGVKTLGLYISSKKIDVYNPCYYKELLLVHRFLPAHIYLTWHRIHDPNLKCGSSRTLF